A DNA window from Candidatus Protochlamydia naegleriophila contains the following coding sequences:
- a CDS encoding MGH1-like glycoside hydrolase domain-containing protein produces the protein MQPSEEHKRLEDERERAILWKLWGPYLSERQWGTVREDYSKEGDSWEYFTHDQARSRAYHWGEDGIAGISDVNQELCFALAFWNGKDPILKERLFGLTNSEGNHGEDVKEYYFYLDNTPTHSYMKYLYKYAQEAYPYLDLLEENKRRTRYEMEYELIDTGIFDEDRYFDIFVEYAKAACDDILISITIHNRGAERATLHLLPTIWFRNTWSWWQESPYPSLEALESDAGISVIAANSINLGHYFLYGEGSVPLLFTENETNNERLFGTPNLAPYVKDGINRAIVDGEQEAVNAHQGTKAALDYRMDVEAGGYQTIRLRLSAQQKGGDLCFGKGFDELMRQRREEADAFYSSVIPASLSGDAALVMRQALAGMLWSKQYYLFDAAKWLTERHASPFSYQSMPSRNKEWIHLVNNHIISMPDKWEYPWYASWDLAFHTISLSLVDLDFAKQQIDLMLREDYQHPSGQIPAYEWNFSDVNPPVHAWAILFLNRIEQGLRGKPDLDFLKRSFAKLSLNFTWWVNRKDRLGKNIFDGGFLGLDNIGVFDRSKPLPMGGYLEQADGTAWMSFFCQNMLELSIFLTAYDSSYESMALKFAEHFLWIANAINKVGEEGMWDEEDGFYYDILRLPNGESTRLKVRSIVGLLPLCATTIIEPKQRECIPKTLEALRERAKRMPELLQSIHMTGKGHYGEGERGILALINTDRLRRILSRMLDENEFLSPYGIRALSKYHLDHPYCFNIGGQDYRVTYLPAESDTGMFGGNSNWRGPIWMPINLLIIKALLEYYLYYGDSLKLEFPTGSGHFLNLFDISREIAFRLASIFLRNEKGIRPVYGGTQKFQDDPHWRDYILFYEYFHGDNGAGLGASHQTGWTGVVAKFIQLFGSLDAQRFLKFGKDVMLHRKE, from the coding sequence ATGCAGCCATCGGAAGAACACAAGCGATTAGAGGATGAAAGGGAACGTGCAATTTTGTGGAAGTTGTGGGGGCCTTACTTGAGTGAGAGGCAGTGGGGGACGGTTAGAGAAGACTATAGCAAGGAGGGGGATTCTTGGGAGTATTTTACGCATGATCAGGCGAGATCGAGAGCCTATCATTGGGGAGAGGATGGAATTGCTGGAATTTCTGATGTGAACCAAGAACTTTGCTTTGCTTTGGCATTTTGGAATGGGAAAGATCCCATATTAAAGGAGCGTTTATTTGGCTTAACCAATAGTGAAGGAAATCATGGAGAGGATGTCAAAGAGTATTACTTTTATCTAGATAATACGCCTACGCATTCCTATATGAAGTATTTATACAAGTATGCGCAAGAGGCGTATCCCTATTTAGATTTGCTTGAGGAAAATAAGAGGCGTACGCGTTATGAAATGGAGTATGAACTCATTGATACGGGGATATTCGATGAGGATCGTTATTTCGACATTTTTGTCGAATATGCCAAAGCAGCGTGCGACGATATTTTAATTAGCATAACGATCCATAACCGCGGTGCTGAGAGGGCCACTCTGCATCTTCTGCCGACCATTTGGTTTCGCAATACCTGGTCGTGGTGGCAAGAGTCGCCTTATCCGTCGCTTGAAGCTTTAGAGAGCGATGCAGGGATTTCTGTCATTGCGGCTAATTCAATCAATCTTGGCCATTATTTTTTATATGGAGAAGGAAGCGTACCCCTTTTATTTACCGAAAATGAAACGAATAATGAGAGGCTTTTTGGTACCCCTAATCTGGCACCTTACGTCAAAGATGGCATCAATCGTGCGATCGTTGATGGGGAGCAAGAGGCAGTAAATGCTCATCAAGGGACAAAAGCAGCGTTAGACTATCGAATGGATGTAGAGGCTGGAGGATATCAGACTATTCGACTCAGGCTTTCTGCCCAACAGAAAGGGGGAGATCTCTGTTTTGGAAAGGGATTTGATGAGTTAATGAGGCAGAGGAGGGAGGAAGCTGATGCGTTTTACAGCTCTGTTATCCCCGCTTCTTTAAGCGGCGATGCGGCTCTTGTCATGCGTCAAGCCCTTGCCGGTATGCTGTGGTCAAAACAGTATTATTTATTTGATGCGGCGAAGTGGCTGACTGAACGGCATGCGAGCCCTTTTTCCTATCAGAGCATGCCATCGCGGAACAAAGAATGGATCCACCTGGTCAACAATCATATCATCTCCATGCCAGACAAATGGGAATATCCCTGGTATGCGTCATGGGACTTAGCTTTTCATACAATCAGCCTGTCTTTAGTCGATTTGGATTTTGCTAAACAGCAGATCGATCTTATGTTGAGAGAAGATTATCAGCATCCTAGCGGTCAGATCCCAGCTTATGAGTGGAATTTTAGTGATGTCAATCCTCCTGTTCATGCCTGGGCCATTCTTTTTCTTAACCGGATTGAACAGGGCTTGAGAGGGAAGCCAGATCTTGACTTTTTGAAGCGCTCTTTTGCGAAGCTTTCTCTAAACTTTACCTGGTGGGTAAATCGTAAAGATCGATTAGGCAAAAATATATTTGATGGAGGATTTTTAGGGTTAGACAACATAGGAGTATTTGATCGGAGCAAGCCTTTACCTATGGGAGGTTATTTAGAGCAGGCTGATGGTACAGCTTGGATGTCTTTCTTTTGTCAAAATATGCTTGAGCTCAGCATTTTTCTTACAGCTTATGATTCCTCCTATGAGAGCATGGCACTTAAATTTGCAGAGCATTTTTTGTGGATCGCCAATGCGATCAATAAAGTTGGTGAGGAGGGGATGTGGGATGAGGAAGATGGATTCTACTACGATATTTTGCGCTTGCCAAATGGGGAGTCAACCAGATTAAAAGTGCGCTCTATTGTGGGTTTGCTTCCGTTATGTGCAACGACCATCATAGAGCCCAAACAAAGAGAATGCATTCCAAAGACATTGGAAGCGCTTAGAGAACGGGCGAAAAGAATGCCTGAACTTCTGCAAAGCATCCACATGACGGGAAAGGGGCATTATGGCGAAGGAGAAAGGGGGATTTTAGCCCTTATTAATACGGACCGATTGCGCCGCATTCTCAGTCGAATGTTAGACGAGAATGAATTTTTGAGTCCCTATGGAATTAGAGCACTTTCTAAGTACCATTTAGATCATCCCTATTGCTTTAACATTGGAGGGCAGGATTATCGGGTCACCTATCTGCCAGCAGAGTCTGATACTGGAATGTTTGGCGGCAATTCAAATTGGCGGGGGCCCATTTGGATGCCCATAAATCTCTTAATCATCAAAGCGCTTTTGGAATACTATCTCTATTATGGAGACAGCTTGAAATTGGAATTTCCCACGGGTTCGGGGCATTTCTTGAATCTTTTTGATATCAGCCGAGAAATCGCTTTCCGCTTAGCCAGCATTTTCCTGCGCAATGAAAAAGGCATACGGCCCGTATACGGAGGGACGCAAAAATTTCAAGACGATCCTCATTGGCGTGACTACATTCTCTTTTACGAATACTTTCATGGAGATAATGGAGCAGGCCTTGGCGCTAGCCACCAAACAGGCTGGACAGGGGTCGTCGCCAAATTCATTCAGCTCTTTGGAAGTTTGGACGCTCAACGGTTTTTGAAATTTGGCAAGGATGTAATGTTGCATCGAAAAGAATGA